In a single window of the Mauremys reevesii isolate NIE-2019 linkage group 3, ASM1616193v1, whole genome shotgun sequence genome:
- the AARS2 gene encoding alanine--tRNA ligase, mitochondrial isoform X3, whose protein sequence is MAAAGHVRGLLRVPPGWRCGPYRARSAAACPPAGQVRQAFLRFFQEQHGHRLVPSAPVRPRGDPGLLFVNAGMNQFKPIFLGTAHPRSELAQYQRVVNSQKCVRAGGKHNDLDDVGRDVYHHTFFEMLGNWSFGDYFKEEACGMAWELLTQIYEIPKDHLYITYFGGDASLGLSPDEESRDIWLSLGVPPSHVLPFPLRENFWEMGETGPCGPCTEIHYDHVGGGRHAAGLVNQDSPDVVEIWNLVFMQYSREADGSLRPLPQHHVDTGMGLERLVTVLQSKRSNYDTDLFTPILDAIHKGCGGPGYQGLVGEADVGSVNMAYRVVADHVRTLSVCIADGVYPGMSGAELVLRRILRRAVRFCSEVLHAPPGFLASLVPAVVEVLGDAYPELRKNTDQIMNIINDNEAAFLSSLLRGRRIIDRTLQQMGPSKLFPAEVAWSLYGNLGFPLDLIGLMIEEKGIQLDWAALDQLAQEDAKRKARTQQAEQLEGSGVRLDVHSLAQLQRDGVPATDDSPKYAYTLGQDGRYAFSPCQATVLMLYKDQSLQKEVGAGQRCGVLLDRTSFYAEQGGQAHDQGYLVRLGQQDVLFPVESVQLSGGYVIHEVTAPETLQAGDQVLLFVDEAQRLACMVNHTATHLLSFALRRVLGDQTEQRGSHVTAEQLRFDFSTQAPVTTQQLQEVEGVIQEVVDQNEIVYMAEVPLALASGIQGLRTMDEVYPDPVRVVSVGVPVESALMPNSQAAMQTSVELCCGTHLLQTGAVQDLTITSERQLVKGISRIIAVTGEQAKQAREAGQSLAKEVDSLSARVKQGSSSLPEVQSLSKEVGHLTEEVGSTAMPQWQRRELQAILKALQRAANTAIRKLEIRQAAEKAQGLLEKHSKQPVIIDTIPADSLSILMKVVNQLCDKSPGASVLLLSPQASGEVLCACQVSKACLTISLPRRYSSVRP, encoded by the exons ATGGCCGCGGCAGGCCATGTGCGGGGGCTGCTCCGGGTCCCTCCGGGTTGGCGCTGCGGCCCCTACCGGGCTCGCTCCGCTGCTGCCTGCCCCCCGGCCGGGCAGGTCCGCCAGGCCTTTCTCCGCTTTTTCCAGGAGCAGCACGGACACCGGCTGGTGCCCTCGGCCCCGGTGCGGCCCCGCGGGGACCCCGGGCTCCTCTTTGTCAACGCGGGCATGAACCAG TTCAAGCCCATTTTCCTGGGCACAGCACATCCCCGAAGTGAACTGGCACAGTACCAGCGTGTGGTGAACAGCCAGAAATGCGTGCGTGCTGGCGGGAAGCACAATGATTTGGATGATGTGGGCCGAGATGTTTACCACCACACCTTCTTTGAGATGCTGGGGAACTGGTCCTTTGGGGATTACTTCAAA GAGGAAGCATGTGGCATGGCATGGGAGCTCCTAACACAGATCTATGAGATCCCAAAAGACCATCTCTACATCACCTATTTTGGAGGAGATGCCTCACTGGGTTTGAGCCCAGATGAGGAAAGCAGGGACATATGGCTCAGCCTAGG GGTGCCTCCCAGTCACGTGCTTCCTTTCCCACTGAGGGAAAACTTCTGGGAGATGGGTGAGACGGGCCCTTGTGGCCCCTGCACCGAGATCCACTACGACCATGTGGGTGGCGGCAGGCACGCGGCAGGACTGGTGAACCAGGACAGCCCTGATGTGGTGGAGATCTGGAACCTGGTCTTCATGCAGTACAGCAG AGAGGCTGATGGGAGTCTGCGTCCATTGCCCCAGCACCACGTGGACACGGGGATGGGCCTAGAAAGGCTGGTGACAGTTCTGCAGAGCAAACGCTCTAACTACGACACAGACCTCTTCACCCCCATCCTGGATGCCATCCACAAG gGCTGCGGGGGGCCGGGGTACCAGGGCCTGGTGGGGGAGGCCGATGTCGGGTCTGTGAACATGGCCTACCGCGTGGTGGCGGATCACGTGCGCACCCTGTCTGTGTGCATTGCCGACGGCGTGTATCCCGGCATGTCCGGGGCCGA GCTGGTGCTGCGCCGCATCCTGCGCAGGGCTGTCCGGTTCTGCTCTGAAGTTCTCCATGCTCCGCCCGGGTTCCTGGCCAGCTTGGTTCCTGCCGTGGTGGAAGTTCTG GGAGATGCCTATCCGGAGCTGAGGAAGAATACAGACCAG aTTATGAATATTATCAATGACAATGAGGCTGCATTTCTCTCCTCCCTTCTGCGGGGGCGGCGTATCATTGACAGGACTCTGCAGCAGATGGGTCCCTCCAAGCTCTTCCCAG CGGAGGTGGCCTGGTCTCTCTATGGAAACTTGGGGTTCCCTCTAGATTTGATTGGCTTGATGATTGAAGAAAAGGGGATCCAATTGGACTGGGCAGCTTTGGACCAGCTAGCCCAGGAAGATGCTAAG CGGAAAGCTCGGACCCAGCAGGCAGAACAACTGGAAGGCTCCGGCGTGCGATTGGATGTGCATTCGCTGGCTCAGCTGCAGAGGGACGGTGTGCCTGCTACTGACGACTCGCCGAAATACGCCTACACACTCGGGCAGGACGGGAGATATG CATTTAGCCCATGCCAGGCCACCGTCTTGATGCTATACAAAGATCAGTCTCTTCAGAAGGAGGTTGGAGCAGGCCAGCGCTGCGGAGTCCTCCTGGACAGGACCAGCTTCTATGCAGAACAGGGAGGGCAGGCACATGATCAGGGCTACCTGGTGCGCCTGGGACAACAG gaTGTACTCTTCCCGGTGGAGTCAGTTCAGCTCTCCGGTGGCTACGTGATCCATGAGGTCACAGCCCCCGAGACCCTGCAGGCTGGGGATCAAGTGCTACTCTTTGTGGATGAG GCTCAGCGGCTGGCCTGCATGGTGAACCACACTGCCACCCATCTGCTGAGCTTTGCGCTCCGCCGTGTCCTAGGAGACCAGACAGAACAGCGAGGGTCCCACGTGACTGCTGAGCAGCTCCGATTCGACTTCAGTACCCAG gcccCAGTGACCACGCAGCAGCTGCAGGAAGTAGAAGGTGTGATCCAGGAAGTGGTTGACCAGAATGAAATTGTCTATATGGCAGAAGTCCCCCTGGCACTGGCAAGTGGCATTCAGGGGCTCCGGACCATGGATGAG GTGTATCCAGATCCAGTGAGGGTGGTATCCGTGGGGGTCCCCGTAGAAAGTGCACTGATGCCCAACTCTCAGGCTGCGATGCAGACTTCTGTGGAGCTGTGCTGTGGGAC GCACTTACTGCAGACAGGAGCTGTGCAGGATCTGACCATCACCTCCGAGCGTCAGCTGGTTAAAGGGATCAGTCGCATCATCGCGGTGACTGGGGAGCAAGCCAAGCAG GCCCGGGAAGCAGGCCAGTCCTTGGCTAAAGAAGTGGACTCGCTCTCTGCGCGAGTGAAACAGGGAAGCTCTTCCCTTCCTGAGGTGCAGAGCCTCTCCAAGGAGGTGGGCCACCTGACTGAA GAGGTGGGCAGCACTGCGATGCCTCAGTGGCAGAGAAGGGAACTGCAGGCCATTCTCAAAGCCCTGCAGAGAGCAGCAAACACAGCGATTAGAAAACTAGAAATCAGACAG GCTGCAGAGAAGGCGCAAGGCCTGCTGGAGAAGCATTCCAAGCAGCCAGTCATCATCGATACCATCCCGGCCGACTCGCTCTCA ATCCTCATGAAGGTGGTGAACCAGCTTTGTGACAAATCTCCTGGGGCTTCGGTGTTGCTGCTCAGCCCGCAGGCGTCCGGCGAGGTGCTCTGTGCCTGTCAGGTGTCCAAG
- the AARS2 gene encoding alanine--tRNA ligase, mitochondrial isoform X2, which produces MAAAGHVRGLLRVPPGWRCGPYRARSAAACPPAGQVRQAFLRFFQEQHGHRLVPSAPFKPIFLGTAHPRSELAQYQRVVNSQKCVRAGGKHNDLDDVGRDVYHHTFFEMLGNWSFGDYFKEEACGMAWELLTQIYEIPKDHLYITYFGGDASLGLSPDEESRDIWLSLGVPPSHVLPFPLRENFWEMGETGPCGPCTEIHYDHVGGGRHAAGLVNQDSPDVVEIWNLVFMQYSREADGSLRPLPQHHVDTGMGLERLVTVLQSKRSNYDTDLFTPILDAIHKGCGGPGYQGLVGEADVGSVNMAYRVVADHVRTLSVCIADGVYPGMSGAELVLRRILRRAVRFCSEVLHAPPGFLASLVPAVVEVLGDAYPELRKNTDQIMNIINDNEAAFLSSLLRGRRIIDRTLQQMGPSKLFPAEVAWSLYGNLGFPLDLIGLMIEEKGIQLDWAALDQLAQEDAKRKARTQQAEQLEGSGVRLDVHSLAQLQRDGVPATDDSPKYAYTLGQDGRYAFSPCQATVLMLYKDQSLQKEVGAGQRCGVLLDRTSFYAEQGGQAHDQGYLVRLGQQDVLFPVESVQLSGGYVIHEVTAPETLQAGDQVLLFVDEAQRLACMVNHTATHLLSFALRRVLGDQTEQRGSHVTAEQLRFDFSTQAPVTTQQLQEVEGVIQEVVDQNEIVYMAEVPLALASGIQGLRTMDEVYPDPVRVVSVGVPVESALMPNSQAAMQTSVELCCGTHLLQTGAVQDLTITSERQLVKGISRIIAVTGEQAKQAREAGQSLAKEVDSLSARVKQGSSSLPEVQSLSKEVGHLTEEVGSTAMPQWQRRELQAILKALQRAANTAIRKLEIRQAAEKAQGLLEKHSKQPVIIDTIPADSLSILMKVVNQLCDKSPGASVLLLSPQASGEVLCACQVSKSALPTFSAADWALAVCTHMGGNAGGSGIVAKGTGNTKNLQGALTAALEFARSRL; this is translated from the exons ATGGCCGCGGCAGGCCATGTGCGGGGGCTGCTCCGGGTCCCTCCGGGTTGGCGCTGCGGCCCCTACCGGGCTCGCTCCGCTGCTGCCTGCCCCCCGGCCGGGCAGGTCCGCCAGGCCTTTCTCCGCTTTTTCCAGGAGCAGCACGGACACCGGCTGGTGCCCTCGGCCCCG TTCAAGCCCATTTTCCTGGGCACAGCACATCCCCGAAGTGAACTGGCACAGTACCAGCGTGTGGTGAACAGCCAGAAATGCGTGCGTGCTGGCGGGAAGCACAATGATTTGGATGATGTGGGCCGAGATGTTTACCACCACACCTTCTTTGAGATGCTGGGGAACTGGTCCTTTGGGGATTACTTCAAA GAGGAAGCATGTGGCATGGCATGGGAGCTCCTAACACAGATCTATGAGATCCCAAAAGACCATCTCTACATCACCTATTTTGGAGGAGATGCCTCACTGGGTTTGAGCCCAGATGAGGAAAGCAGGGACATATGGCTCAGCCTAGG GGTGCCTCCCAGTCACGTGCTTCCTTTCCCACTGAGGGAAAACTTCTGGGAGATGGGTGAGACGGGCCCTTGTGGCCCCTGCACCGAGATCCACTACGACCATGTGGGTGGCGGCAGGCACGCGGCAGGACTGGTGAACCAGGACAGCCCTGATGTGGTGGAGATCTGGAACCTGGTCTTCATGCAGTACAGCAG AGAGGCTGATGGGAGTCTGCGTCCATTGCCCCAGCACCACGTGGACACGGGGATGGGCCTAGAAAGGCTGGTGACAGTTCTGCAGAGCAAACGCTCTAACTACGACACAGACCTCTTCACCCCCATCCTGGATGCCATCCACAAG gGCTGCGGGGGGCCGGGGTACCAGGGCCTGGTGGGGGAGGCCGATGTCGGGTCTGTGAACATGGCCTACCGCGTGGTGGCGGATCACGTGCGCACCCTGTCTGTGTGCATTGCCGACGGCGTGTATCCCGGCATGTCCGGGGCCGA GCTGGTGCTGCGCCGCATCCTGCGCAGGGCTGTCCGGTTCTGCTCTGAAGTTCTCCATGCTCCGCCCGGGTTCCTGGCCAGCTTGGTTCCTGCCGTGGTGGAAGTTCTG GGAGATGCCTATCCGGAGCTGAGGAAGAATACAGACCAG aTTATGAATATTATCAATGACAATGAGGCTGCATTTCTCTCCTCCCTTCTGCGGGGGCGGCGTATCATTGACAGGACTCTGCAGCAGATGGGTCCCTCCAAGCTCTTCCCAG CGGAGGTGGCCTGGTCTCTCTATGGAAACTTGGGGTTCCCTCTAGATTTGATTGGCTTGATGATTGAAGAAAAGGGGATCCAATTGGACTGGGCAGCTTTGGACCAGCTAGCCCAGGAAGATGCTAAG CGGAAAGCTCGGACCCAGCAGGCAGAACAACTGGAAGGCTCCGGCGTGCGATTGGATGTGCATTCGCTGGCTCAGCTGCAGAGGGACGGTGTGCCTGCTACTGACGACTCGCCGAAATACGCCTACACACTCGGGCAGGACGGGAGATATG CATTTAGCCCATGCCAGGCCACCGTCTTGATGCTATACAAAGATCAGTCTCTTCAGAAGGAGGTTGGAGCAGGCCAGCGCTGCGGAGTCCTCCTGGACAGGACCAGCTTCTATGCAGAACAGGGAGGGCAGGCACATGATCAGGGCTACCTGGTGCGCCTGGGACAACAG gaTGTACTCTTCCCGGTGGAGTCAGTTCAGCTCTCCGGTGGCTACGTGATCCATGAGGTCACAGCCCCCGAGACCCTGCAGGCTGGGGATCAAGTGCTACTCTTTGTGGATGAG GCTCAGCGGCTGGCCTGCATGGTGAACCACACTGCCACCCATCTGCTGAGCTTTGCGCTCCGCCGTGTCCTAGGAGACCAGACAGAACAGCGAGGGTCCCACGTGACTGCTGAGCAGCTCCGATTCGACTTCAGTACCCAG gcccCAGTGACCACGCAGCAGCTGCAGGAAGTAGAAGGTGTGATCCAGGAAGTGGTTGACCAGAATGAAATTGTCTATATGGCAGAAGTCCCCCTGGCACTGGCAAGTGGCATTCAGGGGCTCCGGACCATGGATGAG GTGTATCCAGATCCAGTGAGGGTGGTATCCGTGGGGGTCCCCGTAGAAAGTGCACTGATGCCCAACTCTCAGGCTGCGATGCAGACTTCTGTGGAGCTGTGCTGTGGGAC GCACTTACTGCAGACAGGAGCTGTGCAGGATCTGACCATCACCTCCGAGCGTCAGCTGGTTAAAGGGATCAGTCGCATCATCGCGGTGACTGGGGAGCAAGCCAAGCAG GCCCGGGAAGCAGGCCAGTCCTTGGCTAAAGAAGTGGACTCGCTCTCTGCGCGAGTGAAACAGGGAAGCTCTTCCCTTCCTGAGGTGCAGAGCCTCTCCAAGGAGGTGGGCCACCTGACTGAA GAGGTGGGCAGCACTGCGATGCCTCAGTGGCAGAGAAGGGAACTGCAGGCCATTCTCAAAGCCCTGCAGAGAGCAGCAAACACAGCGATTAGAAAACTAGAAATCAGACAG GCTGCAGAGAAGGCGCAAGGCCTGCTGGAGAAGCATTCCAAGCAGCCAGTCATCATCGATACCATCCCGGCCGACTCGCTCTCA ATCCTCATGAAGGTGGTGAACCAGCTTTGTGACAAATCTCCTGGGGCTTCGGTGTTGCTGCTCAGCCCGCAGGCGTCCGGCGAGGTGCTCTGTGCCTGTCAGGTGTCCAAG AGTGCCCTGCCCACGTTTTCCGCTGCGGACTGGGCCCTGGCTGTCTGTACTCACATGGGAGGCAACGCAGGGGGCTCTGGCATTGTCGCCAAGGGTACTGGGAACACCAAGAACCTTCAGGGGGCCCTGACTGCTGCACTGGAGTTTGCCCGGAGTAGACTCTGA
- the AARS2 gene encoding alanine--tRNA ligase, mitochondrial isoform X6, whose amino-acid sequence MAAAGHVRGLLRVPPGWRCGPYRARSAAACPPAGQVRQAFLRFFQEQHGHRLVPSAPVRPRGDPGLLFVNAGMNQFKPIFLGTAHPRSELAQYQRVVNSQKCVRAGGKHNDLDDVGRDVYHHTFFEMLGNWSFGDYFKEEACGMAWELLTQIYEIPKDHLYITYFGGDASLGLSPDEESRDIWLSLGVPPSHVLPFPLRENFWEMGETGPCGPCTEIHYDHVGGGRHAAGLVNQDSPDVVEIWNLVFMQYSRLVLRRILRRAVRFCSEVLHAPPGFLASLVPAVVEVLGDAYPELRKNTDQIMNIINDNEAAFLSSLLRGRRIIDRTLQQMGPSKLFPAEVAWSLYGNLGFPLDLIGLMIEEKGIQLDWAALDQLAQEDAKRKARTQQAEQLEGSGVRLDVHSLAQLQRDGVPATDDSPKYAYTLGQDGRYAFSPCQATVLMLYKDQSLQKEVGAGQRCGVLLDRTSFYAEQGGQAHDQGYLVRLGQQDVLFPVESVQLSGGYVIHEVTAPETLQAGDQVLLFVDEAQRLACMVNHTATHLLSFALRRVLGDQTEQRGSHVTAEQLRFDFSTQAPVTTQQLQEVEGVIQEVVDQNEIVYMAEVPLALASGIQGLRTMDEVYPDPVRVVSVGVPVESALMPNSQAAMQTSVELCCGTHLLQTGAVQDLTITSERQLVKGISRIIAVTGEQAKQAREAGQSLAKEVDSLSARVKQGSSSLPEVQSLSKEVGHLTEEVGSTAMPQWQRRELQAILKALQRAANTAIRKLEIRQAAEKAQGLLEKHSKQPVIIDTIPADSLSILMKVVNQLCDKSPGASVLLLSPQASGEVLCACQVSKSALPTFSAADWALAVCTHMGGNAGGSGIVAKGTGNTKNLQGALTAALEFARSRL is encoded by the exons ATGGCCGCGGCAGGCCATGTGCGGGGGCTGCTCCGGGTCCCTCCGGGTTGGCGCTGCGGCCCCTACCGGGCTCGCTCCGCTGCTGCCTGCCCCCCGGCCGGGCAGGTCCGCCAGGCCTTTCTCCGCTTTTTCCAGGAGCAGCACGGACACCGGCTGGTGCCCTCGGCCCCGGTGCGGCCCCGCGGGGACCCCGGGCTCCTCTTTGTCAACGCGGGCATGAACCAG TTCAAGCCCATTTTCCTGGGCACAGCACATCCCCGAAGTGAACTGGCACAGTACCAGCGTGTGGTGAACAGCCAGAAATGCGTGCGTGCTGGCGGGAAGCACAATGATTTGGATGATGTGGGCCGAGATGTTTACCACCACACCTTCTTTGAGATGCTGGGGAACTGGTCCTTTGGGGATTACTTCAAA GAGGAAGCATGTGGCATGGCATGGGAGCTCCTAACACAGATCTATGAGATCCCAAAAGACCATCTCTACATCACCTATTTTGGAGGAGATGCCTCACTGGGTTTGAGCCCAGATGAGGAAAGCAGGGACATATGGCTCAGCCTAGG GGTGCCTCCCAGTCACGTGCTTCCTTTCCCACTGAGGGAAAACTTCTGGGAGATGGGTGAGACGGGCCCTTGTGGCCCCTGCACCGAGATCCACTACGACCATGTGGGTGGCGGCAGGCACGCGGCAGGACTGGTGAACCAGGACAGCCCTGATGTGGTGGAGATCTGGAACCTGGTCTTCATGCAGTACAGCAG GCTGGTGCTGCGCCGCATCCTGCGCAGGGCTGTCCGGTTCTGCTCTGAAGTTCTCCATGCTCCGCCCGGGTTCCTGGCCAGCTTGGTTCCTGCCGTGGTGGAAGTTCTG GGAGATGCCTATCCGGAGCTGAGGAAGAATACAGACCAG aTTATGAATATTATCAATGACAATGAGGCTGCATTTCTCTCCTCCCTTCTGCGGGGGCGGCGTATCATTGACAGGACTCTGCAGCAGATGGGTCCCTCCAAGCTCTTCCCAG CGGAGGTGGCCTGGTCTCTCTATGGAAACTTGGGGTTCCCTCTAGATTTGATTGGCTTGATGATTGAAGAAAAGGGGATCCAATTGGACTGGGCAGCTTTGGACCAGCTAGCCCAGGAAGATGCTAAG CGGAAAGCTCGGACCCAGCAGGCAGAACAACTGGAAGGCTCCGGCGTGCGATTGGATGTGCATTCGCTGGCTCAGCTGCAGAGGGACGGTGTGCCTGCTACTGACGACTCGCCGAAATACGCCTACACACTCGGGCAGGACGGGAGATATG CATTTAGCCCATGCCAGGCCACCGTCTTGATGCTATACAAAGATCAGTCTCTTCAGAAGGAGGTTGGAGCAGGCCAGCGCTGCGGAGTCCTCCTGGACAGGACCAGCTTCTATGCAGAACAGGGAGGGCAGGCACATGATCAGGGCTACCTGGTGCGCCTGGGACAACAG gaTGTACTCTTCCCGGTGGAGTCAGTTCAGCTCTCCGGTGGCTACGTGATCCATGAGGTCACAGCCCCCGAGACCCTGCAGGCTGGGGATCAAGTGCTACTCTTTGTGGATGAG GCTCAGCGGCTGGCCTGCATGGTGAACCACACTGCCACCCATCTGCTGAGCTTTGCGCTCCGCCGTGTCCTAGGAGACCAGACAGAACAGCGAGGGTCCCACGTGACTGCTGAGCAGCTCCGATTCGACTTCAGTACCCAG gcccCAGTGACCACGCAGCAGCTGCAGGAAGTAGAAGGTGTGATCCAGGAAGTGGTTGACCAGAATGAAATTGTCTATATGGCAGAAGTCCCCCTGGCACTGGCAAGTGGCATTCAGGGGCTCCGGACCATGGATGAG GTGTATCCAGATCCAGTGAGGGTGGTATCCGTGGGGGTCCCCGTAGAAAGTGCACTGATGCCCAACTCTCAGGCTGCGATGCAGACTTCTGTGGAGCTGTGCTGTGGGAC GCACTTACTGCAGACAGGAGCTGTGCAGGATCTGACCATCACCTCCGAGCGTCAGCTGGTTAAAGGGATCAGTCGCATCATCGCGGTGACTGGGGAGCAAGCCAAGCAG GCCCGGGAAGCAGGCCAGTCCTTGGCTAAAGAAGTGGACTCGCTCTCTGCGCGAGTGAAACAGGGAAGCTCTTCCCTTCCTGAGGTGCAGAGCCTCTCCAAGGAGGTGGGCCACCTGACTGAA GAGGTGGGCAGCACTGCGATGCCTCAGTGGCAGAGAAGGGAACTGCAGGCCATTCTCAAAGCCCTGCAGAGAGCAGCAAACACAGCGATTAGAAAACTAGAAATCAGACAG GCTGCAGAGAAGGCGCAAGGCCTGCTGGAGAAGCATTCCAAGCAGCCAGTCATCATCGATACCATCCCGGCCGACTCGCTCTCA ATCCTCATGAAGGTGGTGAACCAGCTTTGTGACAAATCTCCTGGGGCTTCGGTGTTGCTGCTCAGCCCGCAGGCGTCCGGCGAGGTGCTCTGTGCCTGTCAGGTGTCCAAG AGTGCCCTGCCCACGTTTTCCGCTGCGGACTGGGCCCTGGCTGTCTGTACTCACATGGGAGGCAACGCAGGGGGCTCTGGCATTGTCGCCAAGGGTACTGGGAACACCAAGAACCTTCAGGGGGCCCTGACTGCTGCACTGGAGTTTGCCCGGAGTAGACTCTGA
- the AARS2 gene encoding alanine--tRNA ligase, mitochondrial isoform X7: MLGNWSFGDYFKEEACGMAWELLTQIYEIPKDHLYITYFGGDASLGLSPDEESRDIWLSLGVPPSHVLPFPLRENFWEMGETGPCGPCTEIHYDHVGGGRHAAGLVNQDSPDVVEIWNLVFMQYSREADGSLRPLPQHHVDTGMGLERLVTVLQSKRSNYDTDLFTPILDAIHKGCGGPGYQGLVGEADVGSVNMAYRVVADHVRTLSVCIADGVYPGMSGAELVLRRILRRAVRFCSEVLHAPPGFLASLVPAVVEVLGDAYPELRKNTDQIMNIINDNEAAFLSSLLRGRRIIDRTLQQMGPSKLFPAEVAWSLYGNLGFPLDLIGLMIEEKGIQLDWAALDQLAQEDAKRKARTQQAEQLEGSGVRLDVHSLAQLQRDGVPATDDSPKYAYTLGQDGRYAFSPCQATVLMLYKDQSLQKEVGAGQRCGVLLDRTSFYAEQGGQAHDQGYLVRLGQQDVLFPVESVQLSGGYVIHEVTAPETLQAGDQVLLFVDEAQRLACMVNHTATHLLSFALRRVLGDQTEQRGSHVTAEQLRFDFSTQAPVTTQQLQEVEGVIQEVVDQNEIVYMAEVPLALASGIQGLRTMDEVYPDPVRVVSVGVPVESALMPNSQAAMQTSVELCCGTHLLQTGAVQDLTITSERQLVKGISRIIAVTGEQAKQAREAGQSLAKEVDSLSARVKQGSSSLPEVQSLSKEVGHLTEEVGSTAMPQWQRRELQAILKALQRAANTAIRKLEIRQAAEKAQGLLEKHSKQPVIIDTIPADSLSILMKVVNQLCDKSPGASVLLLSPQASGEVLCACQVSKSALPTFSAADWALAVCTHMGGNAGGSGIVAKGTGNTKNLQGALTAALEFARSRL, encoded by the exons ATGCTGGGGAACTGGTCCTTTGGGGATTACTTCAAA GAGGAAGCATGTGGCATGGCATGGGAGCTCCTAACACAGATCTATGAGATCCCAAAAGACCATCTCTACATCACCTATTTTGGAGGAGATGCCTCACTGGGTTTGAGCCCAGATGAGGAAAGCAGGGACATATGGCTCAGCCTAGG GGTGCCTCCCAGTCACGTGCTTCCTTTCCCACTGAGGGAAAACTTCTGGGAGATGGGTGAGACGGGCCCTTGTGGCCCCTGCACCGAGATCCACTACGACCATGTGGGTGGCGGCAGGCACGCGGCAGGACTGGTGAACCAGGACAGCCCTGATGTGGTGGAGATCTGGAACCTGGTCTTCATGCAGTACAGCAG AGAGGCTGATGGGAGTCTGCGTCCATTGCCCCAGCACCACGTGGACACGGGGATGGGCCTAGAAAGGCTGGTGACAGTTCTGCAGAGCAAACGCTCTAACTACGACACAGACCTCTTCACCCCCATCCTGGATGCCATCCACAAG gGCTGCGGGGGGCCGGGGTACCAGGGCCTGGTGGGGGAGGCCGATGTCGGGTCTGTGAACATGGCCTACCGCGTGGTGGCGGATCACGTGCGCACCCTGTCTGTGTGCATTGCCGACGGCGTGTATCCCGGCATGTCCGGGGCCGA GCTGGTGCTGCGCCGCATCCTGCGCAGGGCTGTCCGGTTCTGCTCTGAAGTTCTCCATGCTCCGCCCGGGTTCCTGGCCAGCTTGGTTCCTGCCGTGGTGGAAGTTCTG GGAGATGCCTATCCGGAGCTGAGGAAGAATACAGACCAG aTTATGAATATTATCAATGACAATGAGGCTGCATTTCTCTCCTCCCTTCTGCGGGGGCGGCGTATCATTGACAGGACTCTGCAGCAGATGGGTCCCTCCAAGCTCTTCCCAG CGGAGGTGGCCTGGTCTCTCTATGGAAACTTGGGGTTCCCTCTAGATTTGATTGGCTTGATGATTGAAGAAAAGGGGATCCAATTGGACTGGGCAGCTTTGGACCAGCTAGCCCAGGAAGATGCTAAG CGGAAAGCTCGGACCCAGCAGGCAGAACAACTGGAAGGCTCCGGCGTGCGATTGGATGTGCATTCGCTGGCTCAGCTGCAGAGGGACGGTGTGCCTGCTACTGACGACTCGCCGAAATACGCCTACACACTCGGGCAGGACGGGAGATATG CATTTAGCCCATGCCAGGCCACCGTCTTGATGCTATACAAAGATCAGTCTCTTCAGAAGGAGGTTGGAGCAGGCCAGCGCTGCGGAGTCCTCCTGGACAGGACCAGCTTCTATGCAGAACAGGGAGGGCAGGCACATGATCAGGGCTACCTGGTGCGCCTGGGACAACAG gaTGTACTCTTCCCGGTGGAGTCAGTTCAGCTCTCCGGTGGCTACGTGATCCATGAGGTCACAGCCCCCGAGACCCTGCAGGCTGGGGATCAAGTGCTACTCTTTGTGGATGAG GCTCAGCGGCTGGCCTGCATGGTGAACCACACTGCCACCCATCTGCTGAGCTTTGCGCTCCGCCGTGTCCTAGGAGACCAGACAGAACAGCGAGGGTCCCACGTGACTGCTGAGCAGCTCCGATTCGACTTCAGTACCCAG gcccCAGTGACCACGCAGCAGCTGCAGGAAGTAGAAGGTGTGATCCAGGAAGTGGTTGACCAGAATGAAATTGTCTATATGGCAGAAGTCCCCCTGGCACTGGCAAGTGGCATTCAGGGGCTCCGGACCATGGATGAG GTGTATCCAGATCCAGTGAGGGTGGTATCCGTGGGGGTCCCCGTAGAAAGTGCACTGATGCCCAACTCTCAGGCTGCGATGCAGACTTCTGTGGAGCTGTGCTGTGGGAC GCACTTACTGCAGACAGGAGCTGTGCAGGATCTGACCATCACCTCCGAGCGTCAGCTGGTTAAAGGGATCAGTCGCATCATCGCGGTGACTGGGGAGCAAGCCAAGCAG GCCCGGGAAGCAGGCCAGTCCTTGGCTAAAGAAGTGGACTCGCTCTCTGCGCGAGTGAAACAGGGAAGCTCTTCCCTTCCTGAGGTGCAGAGCCTCTCCAAGGAGGTGGGCCACCTGACTGAA GAGGTGGGCAGCACTGCGATGCCTCAGTGGCAGAGAAGGGAACTGCAGGCCATTCTCAAAGCCCTGCAGAGAGCAGCAAACACAGCGATTAGAAAACTAGAAATCAGACAG GCTGCAGAGAAGGCGCAAGGCCTGCTGGAGAAGCATTCCAAGCAGCCAGTCATCATCGATACCATCCCGGCCGACTCGCTCTCA ATCCTCATGAAGGTGGTGAACCAGCTTTGTGACAAATCTCCTGGGGCTTCGGTGTTGCTGCTCAGCCCGCAGGCGTCCGGCGAGGTGCTCTGTGCCTGTCAGGTGTCCAAG AGTGCCCTGCCCACGTTTTCCGCTGCGGACTGGGCCCTGGCTGTCTGTACTCACATGGGAGGCAACGCAGGGGGCTCTGGCATTGTCGCCAAGGGTACTGGGAACACCAAGAACCTTCAGGGGGCCCTGACTGCTGCACTGGAGTTTGCCCGGAGTAGACTCTGA